In Fusarium musae strain F31 chromosome 7, whole genome shotgun sequence, a single window of DNA contains:
- the EGT1 gene encoding Ergothioneine biosynthesis protein 1 (EggNog:ENOG41): MASATPQRVKPTPAKPSSALPSIIDIRGEHVEINLKEEIASMFNPDEGPRKLPTLLLYNEKGLQIFEDITYLDEYYLTNYEIEILKKSSTEIASQIPEGSMVIELGSGNLRKVCLLLQAFEELKKSIQYFALDLSLKELERTLAQVPDFKYVSCHGLHGTYDDGREWLKHPSLMSRSKCIIHLGSSIGNFTRDGAADFLGGFAEVLTPSDSMIVAVDSCSNPAQVYHAYNDSKGVTHQFILNGLQNANEILGEEAFDTDEWRVIGEYVYDVEGGRHQAFLSPTRPTDALGSRVLPHERIEIEQSLKYSEAEKDRLWKLAGLTEMGQWSRGDEYGLHFLQKSSMPFSLIPSLYVAEPLPTVQDWKALWEAWDVVTKDMMPDEELQEKPIKLRNACIFYLGHIPTFLDIQLTKTTGSGPTEPAAYYSIFERGIDPDVDNPEHCHTHSEIPDEWPSVREIMTYQDRVRSRLQKLYKNGQEKIPRDIGRAIWVGFEHELMHIETLLYMMLQSDRTLPPPHTVQPDFAKLAQQAYEARVPNQWFDVPEQAITLGMDDPEDGTDNSRHFGWDNEKPARQTKVHAFQAQGRAITNEEYAQYLYNSKIEHTPASWSSIANTHTNGATNGSHANGNSNGYSNGNGHHASQVPDSFIQDKFVRTVYGLVPLKYALDWPVFASYDELAGCAAWMGGRIPTFEEAKSIYAHVNKQKRAEAERTLSKTVPAVNGHLVNDGVEETPPSSSSALVGDGSSELFFDLTGANVGFRHWHPMPVTSRGNKLAGQSEMGGVWEWTSSPLERHEGFEPMSLYPLYTTDFFDGKHNVVLGGSWATHPRIAGRASFVNWYQRNYPYAWVGARLVRDV; encoded by the exons atggcttcagCTACCCCTCAAAGGGTGAAGCCGACGCCAGCCAAGCCATCGTCAGCTTTGCCCAGTATTATTGATATCCGTGGTGAACATGTCGAAATCAACctgaaagaagaaattgCTTCAATGTTCAACCCTGACGAGGGCCCAAGGAAGCTTCCAACCCTTCTTCTGTACAACGAGAAGGGGCTACAGATATTCGAGGAC ATCACGTATCTGGATGAGTATTACTTGACAAACTATGAGATTGAGATCCTGAAGAAGTCCTCTACGGAGATCGCCAGTCAGATCCCAGAGGGTTCCATGGTGATTGAGCTGGGAAGCGG AAACCTCCGCAAGGTCTGTCTCCTTCTACAGGCATTCGAGGAGCTTAAAAAGTCCATTCAGTATTTTGCTCTCGACTTATctctcaaagagcttgaacgTACTCTGGCTCAGGTTCCTGACTTCAAATATGTCTCATGCCACGGCCTTCATGGTACATACGATGATGGGAGGGAATGGCTCAAGCATCCTTCTCTCATGAGCCGTTCAAAGTGCATTATCCACCTCGGCTCCAGTATTG GCAACTTCACCCGAGACGGCGCAGCTGATTTCTTGGGAGGATTTGCAGAAGTACTCACACCATCTGATTCCATGATCGTTGCTGTAGACTCTTGCAGCAACCCGGCGCAGGTCTA TCACGCATACAACG ACTCCAAGGGGGTAACCCATCA ATTCATTCTGAATGGTCTTCAAAACGCCAATGAGATCCTTGGTGAAGAGGCCTTCGACACGGATGAGTGGAGGGTCATCGGTGAGTATGTCTATGACGTTGAAGGTGGACGACACCAGGCCTTCCTTTCTCCCACTCGGCCAACGGATGCTCTGGGATCGAGAGTTTTGCCTCACGAGCGCATAGAAATCGAACAAAGCCTCAAATATTCCGAGGCAGAGAAGGACAGGCTTTGGAAACTTGCAGGCTTGACCGAGATGGGTCAATGGAGCCGGGGAGATGAGTATG GCCTCCATTTCCTGCAAAAGTCCAGTATGCCGTTCAGCCTGATCCCTTCCCTCTACGTCGCAGAGCCACTGCCAACGGTCCAGGACTGGAAAGCACTCTGGGAAGCCTGGGATGTAGTAACCAAGGATATGATGCCGGATGAGGAGCTCCAGGAGAAGCCAATCAAGCTGCGAAATGCATGCATTTTCTACCTTGGCCATATCCCGACCTTCCTCGATATCCAGTTGACCAAAACCACCGGCAGTGGCCCCACTGAACCTGCAGCCTATTACTCAATCTTTGAGCGAGGTATTGACCCTGATGTGGACAATCCTGAGCACTGCCATACTCACTCTGAAATCCCCGATGAATGGCCATCAGTTCGGGAGATCATGACCTACCAAGACAGGGTCAGATCTCGTCTTCAGAAACTGTACAAAAATGGCCAAGAAAAGATTCCTCGGGACATTGGTCGAGCTATATGGGTTGGTTTTGAGCATGAGCTGATGCATATTGAGACCCTGCTCTATATGATGCTCCAGAGTGACAGAACGCTTCCACCTCCACATACGGTACAGCCTGATTTTGCAAAACTGGCTCAGCAAGCATATGAAGCCAGGGTTCCTAACCAATGGTTTGATGTACCTGAGCAGGCCATCACTCTGGGAATGGACGACCCCGAGGATGGTACTGATAATTCGCGCCATTTTGGCTG GGACAATGAGAAGCCCGCGCGACAGACAAAAGTCCATGCCTTCCAAGCTCAGGGCAGAGCTATCACAAATGAAGAG TATGCCCAATATTTGTACAACTCCAAGATCGAGCATACCCCAGCCTCATGGTCTTCCATTGCGAACACTCACACAAATGGCGCCACTAACGGCAGTCATGCCAATGGAAATTCGAATGGTTACTCTAATGGAAATGGCCACCACGCAAGCCAGGTCCCGGATTCATTCATCCAGGATAAGTTTGTCCGGACGGTGTATGGTCTAGTTCCTCTCAAGTACGCTCTTGATTGGCCTGTTTTTGCTTCTTACGACGAGCTCGCTGGTTGTGCAGCATGGATGGGTGGCCGAATTCCAACATTTGAAGAAGCTAAGAGCATCTATGCGCATGTTAACAAGCAGAAGAGAGCCGAGGCCGAGCGCACCTTATCAAAGACGGTCCCTGCAGTTAATGG TCACCTTGTCAACGACGGCGTTGAAGAGACCCCGCCATCCAGCTCCTCCGCTTTGGTCGGGGATGGCTCTTCCGAGCTATTCTTTGACCTTACAGGAGCCAATGTTGGTTTCCGTCACTGGCATCCTATGCCAGTCACCTCCCGGGGCAATAAGCTTGCGGGCCAGTCTGAGATGGGCGGCGTCTGGGAATGGACGAGCTCGCCACTTGAGCGACATGAGGGTTTTGAGCCCATGTCTCTCTATCCTCTCTACACGACCGACTTCTTTGACGGCAAGCATAACGTCGTCTTGGGTGGTTCGTGGGCCACACACCCACGCATTGCAGGGCGAGCTAGTTTCGTCAACTGGTACCAGAGGAACTATCCCTACGCATGGGTGGGAGCCAGATTGGTTCGAGATGTTTAA